One genomic region from Candidatus Methylomirabilota bacterium encodes:
- the leuC gene encoding 3-isopropylmalate dehydratase large subunit yields GDPRQGIVHIIGPEQGLTQPGILLVCGDSHTATHGAFGALAFGIGSTEVEHVLATQCLWQKKPKVMRITVTGARPVGITAKDVILAIIAKIGAAGGVGHVIEYAGPAIAAMSMEERMTVCNMSIEAGARAGMIAPDSTTFAYIEGRPYAPKGEHWTQALAYWKTLPSDPDAVFDREVELAAGGIAPTVTWGTSPQDALPITGSVPDPAREGDPARRQAMGRALDYMGLRPGMPLTEIAVDRVFIGSCTNSRIEDLRAAAAVAKGRRAVVTAWVVPGSGLIKRAAEAEGLHLIFTAAGFEWREPGCSMCIGMNGDTAREGERVASTSNRNFEGRQGKGARTHLMSPAMAVAAAVTGRLTDVRTLHPSPGR; encoded by the coding sequence CTGGTGACCCGCGCCAGGGCATCGTGCACATCATCGGCCCCGAGCAGGGGCTGACCCAGCCGGGCATCCTCCTCGTCTGCGGCGACTCTCACACGGCGACCCACGGGGCCTTCGGGGCGCTCGCGTTCGGCATCGGCTCGACCGAGGTCGAGCACGTGCTCGCGACCCAGTGCTTGTGGCAGAAGAAGCCCAAGGTCATGCGGATCACGGTGACGGGCGCGCGTCCCGTGGGCATCACGGCCAAGGACGTGATCCTCGCCATCATCGCCAAGATCGGCGCCGCCGGCGGGGTCGGGCACGTGATCGAGTACGCCGGGCCGGCCATCGCCGCCATGTCCATGGAGGAGCGGATGACCGTCTGCAACATGTCCATCGAGGCGGGCGCGCGGGCCGGCATGATCGCGCCCGATTCGACGACGTTCGCCTACATCGAGGGCAGGCCGTATGCGCCGAAGGGCGAGCATTGGACGCAGGCGCTCGCGTACTGGAAGACCCTGCCGTCGGATCCCGACGCCGTGTTCGACAGGGAGGTCGAGCTGGCCGCCGGCGGCATCGCGCCCACCGTCACCTGGGGCACGAGCCCGCAGGACGCGCTGCCCATCACGGGGAGCGTGCCCGATCCCGCGCGCGAGGGCGATCCCGCCCGGCGCCAGGCCATGGGGCGCGCGCTCGACTACATGGGTCTCCGGCCCGGCATGCCGCTGACCGAGATCGCCGTGGACCGCGTCTTCATCGGCTCCTGCACGAATAGCCGCATCGAGGACCTGCGCGCCGCGGCGGCGGTCGCCAAGGGGCGCCGCGCCGTGGTGACGGCCTGGGTAGTCCCGGGCTCCGGGCTCATCAAACGTGCCGCCGAGGCCGAGGGTCTCCACCTGATCTTCACGGCCGCCGGCTTCGAGTGGCGCGAGCCTGGCTGCTCGATGTGTATCGGGATGAACGGCGACACGGCGCGCGAGGGCGAGCGCGTTGCCTCGACCTCCAACCGCAACTTCGAGGGGCGCCAGGGTAAGGGCGCCCGCACCCATCTCATGAGCCCGGCCATGGCGGTGGCCGCCGCCGTCACTGGGCGGCTCACCGACGTCCGCACCTTGCATCCCTCTCCCGGCCGATGA
- the leuD gene encoding 3-isopropylmalate dehydratase small subunit: MNPFTTLTAAAVPMDLPNIDTDRVIPARFLRKPREAGYQQFFFHDLRFNADGSENGDFILNQAPYRQAKILVTAENFGCGSSREGAVWALMDHGIRCVVGPSFGDIFFENCFKNGVLALVLPAADAASIRRQLQERPGAAISVDLERQTLTAPDGTLHRFEVDPFRKQALLRGQDEIALTMEYAAAILAHESRRAVEMPWLT; encoded by the coding sequence ATGAACCCATTCACGACCCTCACGGCGGCCGCGGTCCCGATGGACCTGCCGAACATCGACACCGACCGCGTCATCCCGGCGCGCTTCCTGCGCAAGCCGCGGGAGGCCGGCTACCAGCAGTTCTTCTTCCACGACTTGCGCTTCAACGCCGACGGCTCCGAGAACGGGGACTTCATCCTCAACCAGGCGCCCTACCGGCAGGCGAAGATCCTCGTCACCGCCGAGAACTTCGGCTGCGGCTCCTCGCGGGAGGGCGCCGTCTGGGCGCTGATGGACCACGGCATCCGCTGCGTGGTCGGACCCTCCTTCGGTGACATCTTCTTCGAGAACTGCTTCAAGAACGGCGTGCTGGCCCTGGTCCTGCCGGCCGCCGACGCCGCGTCAATCAGGCGGCAGCTCCAGGAGCGCCCGGGTGCCGCGATCAGCGTGGATCTCGAGCGGCAGACGCTCACGGCGCCCGACGGCACTCTTCACCGCTTCGAGGTGGACCCGTTCCGCAAGCAGGCCCTGCTCCGGGGGCAGGACGAGATCGCGCTGACCATGGAGTACGCTGCCGCCATCCTGGCCCACGAATCTCGGCGCGCGGTCGAGATGCCGTGGCTGACCTAG